In Desulfosporosinus youngiae DSM 17734, the genomic stretch TTAGGCGGAATGAAATAACGTTAAGACGATAGTAAAGATCACTGCGGAATTCGCCACGCGCGACCTTTTCCGTAAGATCTTTATTCGTAGCCGCAATGATTCTCACATCTGCTTTTACAGATTCATTGCTCCCGATTGGTTCAAAAGACCTGTCCTCTAATACCCTTAAGAGTTTACTTTGTAAATTAAGGGACATATCGCCAATCTCATCCAGAAAAAGTGTCCCTCCATCAGCAACAGCAAATTTACCTGCTTTGCCCCCCTTCTGGGCCCCCGTGAATGCACCGCCGGCATAGCCAAAGAATTCGGACTCCAGAAGATTTTCCGGAACTGCTGCGCAATTAACCTTGACATAGGGACCATTTCGATGGGGGCTTGCCCGGTGAATAGCTTCCGCGAAAAGTTCCTTGCCCGTACCGCTTTCCCCCGTCAGCATAATTGTCGAATTACCCCGGGCGGCAATTTCAGCCTCTTGCTTCAATCTGCGCATATCCTGATTAACCGTAATAATCTGATTAAATGTAACAGGTCCTCTGGCTGAGCCTATTTGTTCCTTGTAATAATTTAATTCCAGGTCCAACTGAGCAAGTCTTTGAGCAACCTCCTTGACTTCATCCAATTTCTGAAACGTAATTTTACCCACCGCTCCAATAATCTTGCCTTGGCGCACAATAGGCAGGCGGGAGACGATATAAGGACGGCCATATATGACCTGGATTTCATTGGTTTCCGCCATGCCGGTTTTTAAGGTTCGCAGAAGCCGGGTATTCTCGATGACTTGATCAATTGGTTTTTGCAATAATTCGTTTTCTCTCTTGCCAAAAAATTGACAGGCTGCCTCATTGGCCAGCGTAATTTTTCCCTGGTCGTCTACAACGAAAATCGCCTCATAGGCAATATTGGTAACTGTAAGCAAGGTTTCATACAAGCGTTTCGTGGCATCCAGCTCTAAGGCCACTTGGTCTAAATCCGTTAAAGCTTGGAAAACAATCACAGCTCCGGCCATCTGACCCAAAGGGCTGATATTGCAGAGAACGGTCACCTGATTCATTTCAGTCTGAACTCCAACTAAATATTGAGACTGTCTTAATACTGAATC encodes the following:
- a CDS encoding sigma-54-dependent Fis family transcriptional regulator — translated: MLMSDMMTRDVPLLHLQDNLRRGVELLRWTKLDALPVVDKDGFLIGIFTKANVLDAFLAGADSSEIIERHYNTQVVTVEADIPYQEVEQQAKQTSVGTGVVVDKEGKVLGIFTKVDMIIALFREAEQQANKINTVYQAMPNGIIVVDQDNRIQQINPAGEKILGLKQEVIKEQLFNRVISGLDLDSVLRQSQYLVGVQTEMNQVTVLCNISPLGQMAGAVIVFQALTDLDQVALELDATKRLYETLLTVTNIAYEAIFVVDDQGKITLANEAACQFFGKRENELLQKPIDQVIENTRLLRTLKTGMAETNEIQVIYGRPYIVSRLPIVRQGKIIGAVGKITFQKLDEVKEVAQRLAQLDLELNYYKEQIGSARGPVTFNQIITVNQDMRRLKQEAEIAARGNSTIMLTGESGTGKELFAEAIHRASPHRNGPYVKVNCAAVPENLLESEFFGYAGGAFTGAQKGGKAGKFAVADGGTLFLDEIGDMSLNLQSKLLRVLEDRSFEPIGSNESVKADVRIIAATNKDLTEKVARGEFRSDLYYRLNVISFRLIPIRNRSEDIIPLVHVFLERLNQDFGKRILGVSPEVEKILIAHRWPGNVRELKNVIERAVNFAAGELLERADLPFYLREERQGPPLFLTKDWNLENAREHLDKETLEKALLEMNGNKSEVARLLGISRSWLYEKMRRYDIKTP